A single genomic interval of Zingiber officinale cultivar Zhangliang chromosome 4A, Zo_v1.1, whole genome shotgun sequence harbors:
- the LOC121970254 gene encoding serine/threonine-protein kinase-like protein At3g51990 produces the protein MGYLSCRADSSIGTCRSFSAISTVIPSQKSQIRKAPPAQQIPDLDSGGSLTHAREFNYQELESATGNFSDEALLGRGSHGAVYKAVLRGGRLVAVKRPSRRHFHLSSPSPPSTAAAPTRDEVENEIEIMSGIRSPRIVNLIGFTPSTPDRKERLLVVEFMPNGTLYDLLHSNLQPPGWTRRLRLALQTAKALRTLHSVQPPVIHRDVKSANVMIDQNFNARLGDFGLALRDEDNAEFPFARSTPPAGTLGYLDPSYVTPENVSTKTDVFSFGILLLEILSGRKAIDVAYSPPSVMEWAVPLLRKGKVVTLFDPRIAPPKDPVAGKQLASLAASCVKSYKEMRPSMQEVVEQLKVLSKTVSSRAWNSLSVANSCSVVDVEKTLTKRNASSVDRAETLGSGSSILADKESIAKAEDLPVVVKKPPVIVNQSRSLPTRNMLSQKTKGSTNLLELMAQPDAALVKPLTPSVSRNNSSTISRASTLQAVHAFHFHESAASFQLRNRTVTSNKLKSFFSCNLSINDMDRLDEKAHDQITDRL, from the coding sequence ATGGGGTACCTCTCTTGCCGCGCCGACTCCTCGATCGGCACCTGCCGGTCTTTCTCCGCCATCTCCACCGTCATTCCTTCTCAGAAGTCCCAAATTAGGAAAGCTCCGCCGGCACAGCAGATCCCCGATCTCGATTCCGGCGGCAGCTTGACACACGCCCGGGAATTCAACTACCAAGAACTTGAATCTGCCACTGGAAACTTCTCCGACGAAGCTCTCCTAGGGCGTGGAAGCCACGGCGCGGTTTATAAGGCAGTACTCCGAGGTGGTCGTCTCGTCGCGGTCAAGCGCCCCTCCCGCCGCCATTTCCACCTCTCCTCTCCGTCGCCCCCTTCCACCGCCGCTGCTCCCACTCGCGACGAGGTCGAGAACGAGATTGAGATAATGTCCGGAATCCGAAGCCCCCGTATTGTCAACTTAATCGGCTTCACCCCTTCCACCCCGGACCGCAAGGAACGGCTCCTGGTGGTGGAATTCATGCCTAATGGTACGCTCTACGACCTTCTTCACTCTAATCTCCAACCGCCTGGATGGACTCGTCGCCTCCGACTCGCGCTTCAGACGGCCAAAGCCCTTCGTACTCTCCATTCTGTGCAACCTCCGGTCATCCACCGCGACGTCAAGTCGGCGAATGTAATGATCGATCAGAACTTCAATGCTCGGCTCGGGGATTTCGGTCTCGCCCTCCGCGACGAAGATAACGCCGAATTTCCCTTCGCCCGCTCGACCCCTCCCGCAGGCACGCTCGGCTATCTCGACCCTTCATACGTCACTCCGGAGAACGTAAGCACCAAAACAGACGTCTTTAGCTTCGGGATTTTACTTCTGGAGATACTGAGCGGCCGGAAGGCTATTGATGTCGCCTACTCCCCGCCTTCCGTGATGGAGTGGGCCGTCCCTTTGTTGAGAAAAGGGAAGGTGGTGACGCTTTTTGATCCGAGGATCGCACCGCCCAAAGATCCGGTGGCGGGGAAGCAGCTGGCTTCACTTGCCGCCAGCTGCGTAAAGTCCTACAAGGAGATGCGGCCTTCTATGCAGGAGGTGGTGGAGCAGCTCAAGGTGTTGAGCAAGACAGTTTCTTCTAGAGCATGGAATTCTCTCTCGGTTGCCAACTCGTGCTCGGTCGTCGATGTGGAGAAGACCCTTACCAAACGGAATGCTAGTAGTGTGGATAGGGCTGAAACTTTGGGTTCAGGTTCAAGTATTCTTGCAGATAAGGAGTCAATTGCTAAGGCTGAAGATCTTCCTGTTGTTGTAAAGAAACCTCCTGTGATTGTGAATCAATCTCGCTCTTTGCCAACGAGGAACATGCTCTCACAGAAAACGAAGGGAAGTACAAATCTTTTAGAACTCATGGCTCAACCTGATGCAGCACTGGTTAAGCCATTGACACCTTCTGTTAGCCGTAACAATAGTTCGACTATCAGCAGGGCTAGCACCTTGCAAGCAGTTCATGCTTTCCATTTCCATGAGAGTGCTGCAAGTTTTCAGTTGAGGAACCGAACTGTGACAAGTAACAAATTGAAATCATTCTTCTCATGCAATCTATCTATCAATGATATGGATAGGTTGGATGAGAAAGCTCATGATCAAATTACAGATCGCCTTTAA